One part of the Andrena cerasifolii isolate SP2316 chromosome 4, iyAndCera1_principal, whole genome shotgun sequence genome encodes these proteins:
- the Side gene encoding motor axon guidance molcule sidestep isoform X3: protein MVLWFQDTAGIPLYSLDARSGDLSKAIHWAVSDDLGKRTYFQIGDGHRAKLKVTKVTYKDQGMFRCRVDFINSPTRNFRVNLTLVEEPTKPVIHDAQGREVTGVGGPYLEGYSLALTCQVSGGRPKPSVTWWKDGEILDSVVDTMAIDSPSKFTANHLYIDRVTKSLWGTKLECRAQSAPMAAPIVREVPLDIYLKPAVVKIVLSEEQIYAGRPIAARCETWGSSPAARIVWRLGGQVIGDPNVATTQRSNSTVSKLALALGKHDDGKELTCRAENPRFPGGVLEQTKLLNVAYAPVVAVNLATGYVLDILREGDDLKLVCNMESNPPPSTVNWYHNDRRLEHDVAEGTMIASNTLTLRVLTLDHSGEYSCEAINSVGVGQSPPIHIRMKYAPRCRVGYERREITAGRHEPLSLRCEVDATPKDVVRFSWTYNGTRGDVLPIPNSRAQNNGLVSVLEYTPAADTDFGTLACWASNSIGRQRTPCIFNIVPGKPPQPPFDCSLHNETSSLEVNCVAGADGGSPQHFLLEVRAVPGSPGVVQVNPPTLHAPQSDQGTVGEVPAIYQERNPRPNFQLHNLEPGFDYTLYVYAVNGRGRSEPALLEHVRVAEPIGGKMEERTGIFLEDLKKALPKASSENLIIVIALTGTGAVALILIGIGVVIGLAICRRRTISPVKDGPDDFTTPTYVSAQRVEPRIRYSGDSRRSQRTSLYVEENRNEPDLLQRVEIDVHD, encoded by the exons CTTGGATGCAAGGAGCGGGGATCTCTCCAAGGCCATTCATTGGGCGGTCAGCGACGACCTCGGCAAGAGGACTTACTTCCAGATCGGTGATGGCCATCGAGCCAAGCTAAAAGTCACTAAGGTCACGTATAAGGACCAGGGGATGTTCAGGTGCAGAGTAGACTTCATCAACTCCCCGACGAGGAATTTCCGAGTGAATCTTACGCTCGTCG AGGAGCCAACGAAACCTGTGATACACGATGCCCAAGGGCGAGAAGTGACGGGAGTGGGTGGACCGTACCTCGAGGGTTACAGTCTCGCTCTAACCTGCCAGGTGTCCGGGG GAAGACCAAAGCCTTCAGTAACGTGGTGGAAGGACGGCGAGATCCTGGACAGCGTTGTCGATACCATGGCTATCGACTCGCCCAGCAAATTCACGGCGAACCATCTCTACATCGATAGAGTGACGAAGTCGTTGTGGGGCACCAAGCTGGAGTGCAGAGCTCAATCGGCGCCCATGGCGGCACCGATCGTCCGGGAAGTTCCTCTAGACATTTACC TGAAACCAGCGGTGGTGAAAATCGTGCTGAGCGAGGAGCAGATTTACGCTGGTCGGCCGATTGCTGCGCGGTGCGAGACATGGGGAAGCTCGCCCGCGGCCAGGATCGTCTGGAGGCTAGGCGGACAGGTGATAGGCGACCCGAACGTGGCCACTACGCAGAGAAGCAATTCTACGGTCAGCAAGTTGGCTCTGGCCCTCGGCAAGCACGACGACGGCAAGGAATTAACCTGCAGAGCCGAAAATCCCAGATTTCCCGGCGGGGTGCTCGAGCAGACTAAACTCCTCAACGTCGCCT ATGCTCCAGTCGTCGCCGTCAATCTAGCCACAGGTTACGTCCTGGATATCCTCAGGGAAGGGGACGACTTGAAGCTTGTCTGCAACATGGAGAGCAATCCACCTCCGAGCACTGTCAACTGGTATCACAAC GATCGTCGATTGGAGCACGACGTGGCCGAAGGAACGATGATCGCCTCGAACACCTTGACGCTGAGGGTGCTAACTCTGGACCATTCCGGGGAATACTCGTGCGAGGCGATCAATTCCGTGGGGGTGGGTCAAAGTCCGCCGATCCACATCCGCATGAAAT ACGCGCCGCGGTGCAGGGTGGGCTACGAGCGACGCGAGATCACGGCGGGTCGCCACGAGCCGCTGTCGCTGCGATGCGAGGTGGACGCTACGCCGAAGGACGTGGTGAGGTTCTCGTGGACGTACAACGGGACGCGCGGCGACGTCTTGCCGATACCGAACTCCAGGGCTCAGAATAACGGGCTCGTCAGCGTGCTGGAGTACACCCCTGCCGCTGACACGGACTTCGGAACTCTCGCTTGCTGGGCGAGCAACAGCATCGGCAGACAAAGGACGCCCTGTATATTCAACATCGTGCCAGGAA AGCCACCGCAACCGCCGTTCGACTGTTCCCTGCACAACGAGACCAGCTCGCTGGAAGTGAATTGTGTCGCCGGCGCGGACGGTGGTTCCCCGCAGCACTTTTTGCTGGAAGTTCGGGCCGTGCCCGGCAGCCCCGGAGTCGTTCAGGTGAACCCACCCACGCTGCACGCACCTCAGAGCGATCAGGGAACGGTCGGAGAGGTCCcagccatatatcaggagagaaaCCCGAGGCCTAACTTCCAGCTGCACAACCTTGAGCCGGGCTTCGACTACACTCTCTACGTGTACGCGGTGAATGGTCGTGGAAGGAGCGAGCCGGCGCTCCTGGAGCACGTCAGGGTCGCCGAGCCTATCGGCGGCAAGATGGAGGAGAGGACGGGCATCTTTCTGGAGGATCTGAAGAAGGCGCTGCCCAAGGCCAGCTCGGAGAATCTGATCATCGTGATCGCCTTGACAGGTACAG GTGCGGTGGCTTTGATCCTGATCGGTATCGGAGTGGTCATCGGACTAGCTATCTGCAGGCGACGGACCATCTCTCCCGTTAAAGACGGGCCTGATGATTTCACCACACCCACCTATGTCTCTGCTCAAAGAGTCGAGCCGAGGATCAGATACTCGGGCGATAGCAGACGCTCGCAAAGGACGAGCCTCTACGTGGAGGAAAATCGAAACG AGCCGGATCTGCTGCAAAGGGTCGAGATCGATGTGCACGACTAA